A stretch of Desulfitobacterium dichloroeliminans LMG P-21439 DNA encodes these proteins:
- the map gene encoding type I methionyl aminopeptidase, whose product MIELKNPSQIERMKKAGKIVADTLQLMRENVQPGITTGELDRIAEEYIRKCGAIPAFKGYNGFPSSLCTSVNEQVVHGFPGLRTLQSGDIISIDCGAVFDGYVGDSAITLPVGEISEERQMLLRVTEEALMLGIPQAIKGNRLQDISHAIQTHVEAHGLSVVRDYVGHGIGRAMHEDPQIPNYGKPGRGPRLEIGMVLAIEPMVNLGAYEVKVLSDHWTVVTKDGKASAHFEHTVAITENGPEILTRS is encoded by the coding sequence ATGATTGAGCTGAAAAACCCTTCTCAGATCGAACGGATGAAAAAAGCAGGGAAGATTGTGGCAGATACTCTCCAGCTGATGCGTGAAAACGTACAGCCAGGGATCACCACAGGGGAGTTAGATCGAATCGCCGAGGAGTATATCCGAAAATGCGGTGCGATACCTGCCTTCAAAGGCTATAATGGATTTCCCTCATCCCTTTGTACTTCCGTAAATGAGCAAGTGGTTCACGGTTTCCCCGGTTTAAGGACTTTGCAATCTGGAGATATTATCAGTATTGACTGTGGTGCGGTTTTTGATGGATATGTGGGCGACTCAGCGATCACCTTGCCGGTAGGCGAGATATCTGAAGAACGGCAGATGCTGTTGCGAGTTACTGAAGAAGCCTTAATGCTTGGAATTCCCCAAGCAATCAAAGGCAATCGCCTCCAGGATATATCGCATGCTATACAAACCCATGTAGAAGCCCACGGCTTATCCGTTGTACGAGACTATGTCGGTCATGGAATTGGCCGGGCGATGCATGAGGATCCGCAGATTCCTAACTACGGTAAGCCAGGCCGAGGGCCACGACTCGAAATCGGGATGGTTTTGGCTATCGAACCCATGGTTAACTTGGGAGCTTACGAAGTGAAAGTCCTAAGTGACCATTGGACTGTCGTGACGAAGGACGGTAAAGCATCTGCCCATTTCGAACACACTGTAGCCATTACGGAAAATGGCCCTGAGATATTAACTCGGAGTTAA
- the infA gene encoding translation initiation factor IF-1: protein MSKEDVIEVEGKVLEPLPNAMFLVELSNGHKVLAHVSGKIRMNFIRILPGDRVTVELSPYDLSRGRIVYRFK, encoded by the coding sequence ATGTCAAAAGAAGACGTTATTGAAGTTGAAGGAAAGGTCCTGGAACCGCTGCCAAATGCTATGTTTTTAGTGGAGTTGTCCAATGGACACAAAGTGTTAGCACATGTATCTGGGAAGATCCGGATGAATTTTATACGCATTCTGCCGGGAGACCGGGTTACTGTGGAGCTTTCTCCCTATGACTTGTCTCGCGGGCGGATTGTATATCGGTTTAAGTAA
- the rpmJ gene encoding 50S ribosomal protein L36 has product MKVRPSVKKICEKCKVIKRHGKVMVICENPKHKQRQG; this is encoded by the coding sequence GTGAAAGTAAGGCCTTCTGTGAAAAAGATCTGTGAAAAATGCAAGGTCATTAAGCGCCATGGCAAAGTCATGGTGATTTGTGAAAACCCGAAACACAAACAAAGGCAAGGATAA
- the rpsM gene encoding 30S ribosomal protein S13 — protein MARIAGVDLPREKRVEVGLTYIYGIGLPTAHKILAKTGVNPDTRIRDLSEEEVNSLREVIDKEIKVEGDLRREVSLNIKRLMEIGCYRGLRHRRGLPVRGQRTKTNARTRKGPIRAIGAKRKK, from the coding sequence ATGGCACGTATCGCTGGAGTAGATTTACCGCGGGAAAAGCGTGTTGAAGTGGGCCTCACCTATATCTATGGAATAGGTCTTCCCACCGCACACAAAATCCTTGCCAAGACCGGCGTCAACCCGGATACTCGTATTCGTGACTTGTCCGAAGAGGAAGTGAATAGCCTCCGGGAAGTTATCGATAAAGAGATTAAAGTTGAAGGTGACTTGCGTCGGGAAGTATCCCTTAATATTAAGCGTCTGATGGAAATCGGTTGCTATCGTGGATTACGTCATCGTCGTGGGCTTCCTGTACGTGGACAACGTACGAAGACGAATGCTCGTACCCGTAAAGGTCCAATCAGAGCTATTGGAGCAAAACGCAAAAAGTAG
- the rpsK gene encoding 30S ribosomal protein S11, translated as MARKVVRTKRRERKNIATGVAHIKSTFNNSMVTIADTNGNVISWSSAGALGFKGSRKSTPYAAQMAAETAAKAAMEHGLKEVECFVKGPGAGREAAIRALQAAGLEVNMIKDVTPIPHNGCRPPKRRRV; from the coding sequence ATGGCGCGTAAAGTTGTACGCACAAAACGTCGGGAGCGCAAAAACATTGCTACAGGCGTTGCCCATATTAAGTCAACGTTTAACAATAGCATGGTCACGATTGCCGATACTAATGGTAATGTGATTTCTTGGTCTAGTGCAGGCGCACTTGGCTTCAAAGGATCTCGTAAGAGCACTCCTTATGCTGCTCAGATGGCTGCTGAGACCGCTGCCAAAGCTGCTATGGAACATGGCTTGAAAGAAGTCGAATGCTTCGTCAAAGGACCGGGAGCTGGCCGTGAGGCTGCTATCCGTGCCCTCCAAGCCGCAGGTTTAGAGGTTAATATGATTAAAGACGTGACGCCGATTCCGCATAACGGTTGTCGGCCTCCGAAACGTAGAAGAGTATAA
- the rpsD gene encoding 30S ribosomal protein S4, with translation MARYTGPVCRLCRREGMKLFLKGDRCYTGKCAIDRRAYAPGQHGQSRGKKPTEYGIQLREKQKVRRIYGVMEKQFRSYYDKANRQKGVVGENLLRLLERRLDNVVFQLGFATSRPEARQLVRHGHYTVNGRRVDIPSFLVRVGDVVGVKEASKSSPRLKEILSNLDRTPPKWMSLDATAATGTIIELPARDDIQMPIQEHLIVEKYSR, from the coding sequence ATGGCAAGATATACAGGCCCAGTTTGTCGTTTATGTCGTCGGGAGGGTATGAAGCTCTTCCTTAAAGGAGATCGTTGTTATACAGGCAAATGCGCGATTGATCGTCGTGCTTATGCTCCTGGTCAACACGGTCAAAGCCGTGGCAAAAAGCCAACTGAATATGGTATTCAGTTGCGTGAAAAACAAAAAGTTCGCCGTATCTATGGCGTTATGGAAAAACAATTCCGCAGCTACTATGATAAGGCTAATCGCCAAAAAGGGGTCGTCGGGGAAAATCTCCTTCGTCTCTTAGAGCGTCGTCTTGACAACGTTGTATTCCAACTTGGCTTTGCAACGTCTCGTCCGGAAGCTCGCCAACTGGTTCGCCATGGTCACTATACAGTGAATGGCCGCCGTGTAGATATTCCTTCCTTCCTTGTACGCGTAGGGGATGTGGTTGGCGTTAAAGAGGCCAGCAAATCTTCACCGCGTTTGAAGGAAATCCTATCCAATTTGGATCGGACTCCACCGAAATGGATGAGCTTGGATGCTACAGCTGCTACAGGAACTATCATTGAACTACCTGCTCGAGACGATATTCAAATGCCCATCCAGGAACATCTTATTGTTGAGAAATACTCCCGTTAA
- a CDS encoding DNA-directed RNA polymerase subunit alpha, with the protein MLEIEKPKIECVERTDDNSYAKFVVEPLERGYGITLGNSLRRILLSSLPGTAVTSVKIEGVLHEFSTVPGVLEDVTDIILNLKSLALKGHTDEIKVLRLEAEGEGVIKAGDIITDADVEVLNPDLKIATLDKDGRLFMEMTAERGRGYVPADKNKKPDQAIGIIPIDSIFAPIYKVNYTVEDTRVGMVTDYDKLTLEVWSNGSITPEEATSLAAKILSEHLRLFIGLTDKLNNVEIMVEKEEEAKDKILEMTIEDLDLSVRSYNCLKRAGINSVEELTQKTEEDMIKVRNLGRKSLEEVETKLKDLGLGFRKAED; encoded by the coding sequence ATGTTAGAAATCGAGAAGCCCAAGATTGAATGTGTCGAACGTACTGACGATAATTCATACGCTAAATTTGTCGTTGAGCCTCTCGAAAGAGGGTATGGGATTACTCTAGGCAACTCCTTGAGAAGAATTCTCCTATCCTCTCTTCCTGGGACTGCAGTCACATCTGTAAAGATCGAAGGGGTACTCCACGAGTTTTCTACAGTACCGGGGGTTTTAGAAGATGTCACAGACATTATTCTGAATCTCAAGAGCCTTGCTTTAAAAGGGCATACGGATGAAATCAAAGTTCTGCGTCTCGAAGCCGAAGGAGAGGGAGTCATCAAGGCCGGTGATATCATCACCGATGCTGACGTTGAAGTCCTCAACCCGGACTTGAAGATCGCAACTTTGGATAAGGATGGTCGTCTCTTCATGGAGATGACTGCCGAAAGAGGACGGGGCTATGTTCCGGCTGATAAAAACAAGAAGCCTGACCAAGCCATCGGAATCATTCCCATTGACTCCATCTTTGCACCCATCTATAAGGTCAATTACACTGTTGAAGATACTCGTGTCGGCATGGTCACAGACTATGACAAGCTAACCCTTGAAGTCTGGTCTAACGGCAGTATCACTCCAGAAGAAGCGACCAGTTTGGCTGCGAAGATTCTCAGTGAGCATCTGCGTCTCTTCATTGGACTCACCGATAAGCTCAACAATGTTGAGATCATGGTCGAGAAAGAAGAAGAAGCGAAGGACAAAATTCTGGAGATGACGATTGAAGATCTTGACCTTTCAGTCCGCTCTTACAATTGTCTGAAACGGGCCGGTATTAACTCAGTAGAGGAACTGACCCAAAAGACGGAAGAGGACATGATCAAGGTGCGTAACCTCGGTCGCAAGTCCTTGGAAGAAGTGGAGACTAAGTTGAAAGACCTCGGCTTGGGGTTCCGCAAAGCTGAGGACTAA
- the rplQ gene encoding 50S ribosomal protein L17, translated as MAYRKLGRNMGHRGAMLRNLATSLLKHERIETTEARAKEVNAIAEKMITLGKQGDLAARRHAMSYLMEEDVVTKLFETIAPKYADRQGGYTRIMKVGYRRGDAAEMVLIELV; from the coding sequence TTGGCTTACCGTAAATTGGGAAGAAACATGGGTCACAGAGGCGCAATGCTTCGCAACCTAGCAACTTCCCTTTTAAAACACGAGCGCATTGAAACCACAGAGGCCCGTGCCAAAGAGGTAAATGCTATTGCTGAGAAGATGATTACTCTCGGTAAACAAGGCGATCTCGCAGCACGTCGTCATGCTATGAGCTATCTGATGGAAGAAGATGTGGTCACCAAATTATTTGAAACCATCGCTCCAAAGTATGCTGATCGCCAAGGTGGATATACCCGGATTATGAAGGTCGGGTATCGCCGCGGAGACGCTGCAGAAATGGTTCTTATTGAACTCGTCTAA
- a CDS encoding IS3 family transposase, translated as MRLGRLRFESKYLAIQHFHREKKWSIRWMCRQLNLAKAAYYKWTHRAVPKAEQENIQLAELVREYDDKFNHILGYRRMTAWINHFNGTFYSKNRIHRIMKVLNIHSVIRRKQRKYSYASPETTAENILKRDFNATKPNEKWVTDVTEFKWYEGAIVHKLYLSAIVDLHDRSVVAYVLNKRNDNRLVFDTFDRAVAANPDAKPLFHSDRGFQYTSKVFQMKLREQQMEQSMSRVGHCLDNCPTEGFWGIIKAEMFNLNKFEDEATLRTAIDQYIHFYNYERLQERFGNRTPMEVRAAALGTDSPVQYPISENKRILKYKEKYAA; from the coding sequence GTGAGGTTGGGGAGGCTACGTTTTGAATCCAAATATCTTGCAATACAGCATTTTCATAGGGAAAAGAAGTGGAGTATTCGCTGGATGTGCCGACAACTGAATCTTGCTAAGGCTGCATATTACAAATGGACTCACCGTGCTGTGCCAAAAGCCGAGCAAGAGAATATCCAGTTAGCTGAGTTGGTTAGAGAGTATGACGACAAATTCAACCATATTCTCGGATACCGCCGTATGACAGCCTGGATAAACCATTTTAACGGAACATTCTACAGCAAGAATAGGATTCACCGCATCATGAAAGTCCTCAACATCCATTCTGTGATTCGAAGAAAGCAGAGAAAATACTCTTATGCTTCTCCCGAAACTACTGCGGAGAATATCTTAAAGCGGGATTTCAATGCAACCAAACCAAACGAGAAATGGGTAACGGATGTAACCGAGTTCAAATGGTATGAAGGAGCGATTGTGCACAAGTTGTACCTCAGTGCTATTGTGGATCTGCACGATCGCTCTGTGGTGGCATATGTATTAAACAAGCGCAATGACAACAGGTTGGTATTTGATACCTTTGACCGTGCAGTGGCTGCAAATCCGGATGCAAAGCCCTTGTTTCATAGTGACAGGGGCTTTCAATACACCAGTAAAGTTTTTCAGATGAAGCTCAGAGAACAGCAGATGGAGCAATCGATGTCACGTGTCGGTCACTGCCTCGACAACTGTCCCACTGAGGGCTTCTGGGGAATCATAAAAGCAGAAATGTTCAATCTAAATAAGTTTGAAGACGAAGCAACTCTTAGAACAGCAATTGATCAATACATACATTTCTATAACTACGAACGGCTTCAGGAGCGATTCGGAAACCGCACTCCTATGGAAGTACGGGCTGCTGCACTTGGAACAGATTCTCCAGTACAATATCCTATTTCCGAGAACAAACGAATTTTGAAGTACAAGGAAAAGTATGCTGCATAA
- a CDS encoding helix-turn-helix domain-containing protein, whose amino-acid sequence MAKSPHNAEWKLRIVEEYLSGQGSYESLAKTYGIGETTLKDWIRKYREQGAVCFVKGEGNAHYNKEFKTMCVEAVLRGDGYVDDIVAKFNISNRSVLWQWIKRYNANKELKDYAPNREVYMAYARRKTTLEERREITEYCISHGKDYKGTAALYDVSYSQVYTWVKKYLETGEDGLTDKRGKHKTDDEVGELERLRRENFRLKRQLEERDMVVELLKKVKEFEGM is encoded by the coding sequence ATGGCTAAATCACCGCATAATGCCGAATGGAAGCTGAGAATTGTTGAAGAGTATCTATCTGGACAAGGTTCTTATGAATCACTTGCAAAAACATATGGAATAGGTGAAACAACGCTTAAAGATTGGATTCGCAAATACAGAGAGCAAGGTGCAGTATGCTTTGTGAAAGGAGAGGGTAACGCTCATTACAACAAAGAATTCAAGACAATGTGCGTCGAAGCTGTTCTTCGAGGAGATGGCTACGTAGATGACATCGTAGCAAAATTTAATATTTCAAACAGAAGCGTTCTCTGGCAATGGATTAAGCGTTATAATGCCAATAAAGAGCTCAAGGACTATGCTCCGAATAGGGAGGTCTATATGGCATACGCAAGAAGAAAAACAACTCTGGAAGAAAGAAGAGAAATTACTGAGTACTGTATCTCTCATGGTAAAGATTATAAAGGTACAGCTGCCCTTTATGATGTTTCCTACAGTCAGGTCTACACCTGGGTAAAGAAATATCTCGAAACTGGTGAAGATGGACTCACAGACAAGCGTGGCAAGCACAAGACAGATGATGAAGTCGGTGAGTTGGAGCGTTTACGCCGAGAAAACTTTCGCCTAAAGCGCCAGCTGGAAGAAAGGGATATGGTTGTAGAGCTGTTAAAAAAAGTGAAGGAATTCGAAGGGATGTGA